From the Vulpes vulpes isolate BD-2025 chromosome 15, VulVul3, whole genome shotgun sequence genome, the window TGATGCCAAGGTTGTGGAGATACTATCCCAGTTTCCTGGAGTTTTTAGTTCTGTGTTGAACCCTGAGAGTGTGATTGTACCTGTAAAACTCAGTTCTGATTCTGGAATTGTACAACAAAGCATGCAAAAATCGTGTGGAATGTTGACTCTCAGCAGTGGAGGCATCACTGCTATTTCTGTTTCTGGAAGCCCAGATGGTATCACTGACCAAACTTCCATAGACTTTGAAGCTGAGAATGTTAGTGATGTAGCCAACAGTACAGATTTCATCTTGAGTCAGAGAGGTGTAGATTCCATTCCTGAGATTGTGGATCACCTCTCTTATAAAATGACTATGGGCagcaaattagaaaatgtaaatggcATTTTTGATCCAACAGTGATTAAAGAGTGTGAGGAGAATGACAGCACTATAGATGACTTATGTATAAAGTATGAACCTTCTGATACAGCTCTCCTTGTTCATGAAACAGATACAGATAATGGGTTGAAGAGTGTAGGTGACATTACCAATAAGGCATGTAAGATGGACGTTACAAATGTCCCGTCTGATCATATAACTATGGGCAGCCCTTGTGTAATTGCAGTTAGAACAGCTGATGAGGCCTGTAGCAGCACAGATAGTTTCTCAAAGTATTTAGAAATGAATGCAGATACAGCCCCTCTTCATGTAGCTAGAAGTGGGAATGACACAGGAAATTTCAGCAACCTGACTGCTTGCTCAGATATTTATGCTGAGAGTATTTCATCTAGTTTCACAGAGTCAACAGGAAAGTTGATAGAGAGCTTGTCAGATTGTGCTTCTTCCTTACCTATAAAGAAGATTGCTGGTAGTAATTGTAACACTTTTTTGGACTCTGAACTCAGTATGTTAAATGGGACAAAAGTACTTTCAGACAGTGCCTTCGGCAATGATCTAGATTGTAGTGGTGATATAACAGAGGCATTGCATGAACTAAAAACTGCTGAAGAGTtcaaaacaaaagaggaagatgACTCAGAAAATGTAGAATTTGGTGTATCCTTTCCTGATATAGAATCTGTATCTATGGAAACATCCATGGAACCAAAAGCAACGGAAATGTCTCACATGGAGGGAAGTGCTGCTACTGAGGAGAGCTGGGAGTCTTTGTTTAATGATGATGGGGACTGCTTGGATCCACGTCTTCTACAAGAGGTCTGTTTGGTAGAAGTTGCTTGATGCTTAACATAATGTATAGATTGGTAGAGCCTGGTATTTTGGGGGTAATTTTAACAGACATTTGTGCACACTCATACATTCACACATATTACATCCAGTATAAGGGTTCCTgcgatgaaaaagaaaacagtattgtAGATTGAGAAAAGAATGCCTGGcagatctttaaaaagtaaaacataccAAATTGAGCTGTATCTATTTTAGCCAAAGCCTGAAAGATCTTATTGAATAgattaaatatgaatttaatgGATTCTGGCTATCTATTGAAGAAATACAGAGGGAACTTCTCCATGCAGAGGGATTTTCTGCATTGACAAGATGTATTTTACACAGGCCTGAGGGAATAATAACTgagtattcatatatattttgtcttttctggagATTTTGGAATGTTGCTGGACACTAGATGGAAGGAAATACAGAAGGGAAGGGTAAAATAAGGGAAGGTATGATTGTTTATGTAGTTTAGTTTATGTTGAGTTATATCACCAATGGTTGCTGAGTACATATAGAAAATAGGAGTGAATAATGACATGCTGGTTAGTTAGAGTTCATAAATACAAAATGTTGGGTCTGAAcgcattttagaaattatttaatctttcattttcttaatttgggtGTTCACTTTGTAGTATTTAAGATCCTTACCATAAATAAGAATCTTTGGTTTTAAATAGAACCacttccctcttcatttcttgtAGTGGGTTCACATAACTTTTGtctggaaggggaaaaaataatttccctttgaagtctccaattttttaaatgaggaaattgaagcttagCAGTCATATCTTTAAGAAAGGCAGAATCAGGTTTTCAGTCTAGTTCCCTCATTCCAATGTTTATGTTCTTTCTACCCGACCACATCTTTACctataaaatagttttgtttaAGTGATTCCAGAGAGCCTATTAAATATGAAAGGACTAATACTTTTGTTTCTGAGAACTGAACCAGAAGTACAGAAAAATGATCACATGTATGTGAAGAGACATGTGAGATTGAAGAGGGGGCAGCCCATTGGACAGACTGACTTTTCAGTACCAAGCTATTCCTTGTCATGCTTAGGTGTTTGTACGTTCACTTGTACCACAGTTAGCACTTTTTATGGTCAAGCCGGGAAACACCGTGTCCTAAACATTCCTTAGACAGAAATATAGAACAGGAGGCATCTAGGAATGGGCATCCATGAACCCTTTGAAATTGCACgtaaaattttatatgtgtgtgcagTTTTTTATAGCTTTCATCGGATTCTCAAAGATAGTGCTTCCCAAAGTATGGTCCCTAGACCAGCAGCatgagcatcacctgggaacttgttagaaatgcaaacttttTGGCTCAACAGTCTGTATATTTAGGTGTTTTGCAGGTGACTCTGATGCACATAAAGTGAGAACCATTGCTCAAAAGGTAATATGTGAGTGTGGTAACTAGAGATGGCTGTCCAATcataactagaaagaaaaacactgttCAGCAGAGGTTTTAGACCCAAATTAGATTAAATACTAGGAATGTGGTAAGTTAGGTgaatataaagaagttattaaggATCCAATCATTGGAAGAAAGTTTCAGTGTTTATATGAGTTGGCAAAGAGATTACCTGAAGGGTAGGGAGCACAGATATGcataggagaaaagaaagagcttcCTACAAAAGAAAGGCATGGCACACAGAGCCTTTTATACATGGTgagactcagtaaatatttattgaatggatgtAGATGATAGGGCAGAGTTGGAGTCTTGTGCTTTTTTAGGGTGGACTCCACGGGCTTTCAATAATACTTCATTATTGCTAGAACTTGGATTCTGTATGGTGGTAGCTTAGGGATACAGCTCCTATAATCGGGGAAGAGGGTTCAAGTGTGCACTCTGTTTTTTAGGTCTGAACGCTGTAGAATAGGTGCAGAAGAATGTAGGCAACCACTCAGTGTTTTGAGGAGCATAGTAATGTAACCAAAGAGGACACTTGTGTGACCTAAAGCTGGGAATGGCTAGGAAATGAAGTATGTAATGTTTTAAGCTGAAGACAGCCAGTGCCTGGGTGTTGTGTTTGGATATCACGTACTGGGTTGGTGCTTGTCAGGGAGTGGGATCTGTAGTTTAGGGATAATGAGTGAtgagagcaaggaaggaaggaaatggattGAGAAATGCAGGTAGCAGATCAGCTCCAAACTATGATCTCCTGTGCTGAGTTTTAGGAGCTATAATAATGTTATTAAAAGATGTCACAAATCCAGTAACATTAATAGCCCTCTGGTGActattattcttaatttattatttatattgttcCAAACATACTTTATTAAAGGCTAAACCAGAACGTCTGCCTATCTTTGAAAACTTGCCAGCCAATGATTTTTGGCTTTTTTCCCAGTGGGCCTGTTTCTTTGTTGACAATGGCTACACATTAAGGTATGTCTAATACTTCTAATAGGCAGGGAGGTATGCTATAGAGCAGGGTGTGACGGCCATTGGCATGTGAAGCAATTTTCCTGCAACATTTGAACTTCTACAACTACCTGAGTGGACATAGAGCCTAGATAGGACATTACTGATCTCCTGGAACTGCAGTTCTTGATGAATCTCTAAAGATCACACTTAATCTTCTAAAGCCATCGTTTGGGATGCCCAGACATTTAAGTTGGTAACtgataaagaaaaagatgttGGCATGACTTCTAACCCTCTGAAATCTTAGTACAAGAATGCAGGAATTATTGTTATCTAAATAAAACTTCCATAGTCCCTGCTGCCTCTTGTAGTGATCTGCAAATCTGTTTTGATTGGTAGTAGAGCTAGTAAGATAGAGTAACATAACTTTGTTTTGATAGACTGTGGCATCTGGTCCCTTTACTGGCCACTTCTGGCTTTAATTTGACACTGGTCATTTCTGGCCTTGATTTAGGTAGGAGTCTGGTTTTGTTACAGAAGACTACTAGCAATGTTTATAACcatggaaaagagaagaataaagaaatgccACCCATCCCCAACTGTCTCCCTTTATGTGTACTGACTCAACGTCCTATAGACTTCTGTAAAAATGCTCTCTGTTTTTAAGTAGGAAACCcaaaagtgaaagggaaaatTCATAATCCAACCACTAAAAGCAAATTATATGAAGTACTATGAAGGGAGGAAAGTCCATAAGCCATCTTCTAGGGACTTTGTTAAAGTTGATACCTCGTCGTTTTGCATTTAAATGGAAAGGTGTGTACTTAGAGTTTTGATAAACTGTAAATTGTAAATACCtggatatatataattattaacactaccattttattttttatttatttttatttatttatttttaaaagattttatttatttactcatgagaaacagagagacagagaggcagagacacaggtagagggagaagcaggctccatgcagggagccctatgtgggactcgattctgggtctccaggatcatgccctgggccgaaggcaggcgctaagccactgagccacccaggctgccctaatacTACCATTTTAAAGGCACTGTGTTACATGGCAGCTTTTTTCTCAGCTTCATCTAaagttccttatattttatttggagCGGCAGGATGTAACCATGTGATTAGATAGTCACATAACAATCTGaaggaaaattaatataaaaccaCTGTCTAAGAGATGTCCTAAATTCGATTGCCTGTTGGGTGATCTAGACAGTGGCTTCAACCAAGGATGAGATCCCTGACGGCTAAACTGGTTGACACTGTTGCTTGTTGCTGAGGCCTTAAGATTAAACAAGATTTGAAGCCCCACTTCAGAGATTGTTCTCTGTTCCcaatttctgtttactttttctgttttttaaagttgatagattttctttttttgagcagttttaggtttacaaaaaaaaaaattgagtgaaaAGTTCTGGGTTTCCATATACTCCCTCACtgttttattactattttgatttttattttcacagcaTCTCTTATTGTTAGTTGCAACTCATTTTAAcagatttatatttaatatttttattaaaatttctgaatTAATATGTTATTGACTGCCTAAGTGAGTATTCCAGATGCCATATATTTGAATGCAATCACTTGGGACATCCAGTGAAGAATCTAATTGAATTATGTACTCTGTTGTTCAGTCTGCTAGTGGATGATGACTAGATCTCTGGTTCACACACAAAGAGGGGACATTAAAGAGATACTGTTCACACCAAtagcattttaatttctgatgCTTTTTTATAACTAAAGAGAAGTAAACAGCTCTAGGTCTCTGTTGGTACAAGGAGGTATTCTTATCTCAAGCTTCAGAAATTCTTGGTGTGCCCTACTCTGTCCCTGGCAGTGCTTTTGCTTTAGTGAGCACCATGTGGTATGTGGGGTATAGTTGGGGCAGATGGAGTAGGAGTAGTGATATGACTCATAATGTTTATTCCATTTAATTCATTCCCTGTTTAGTGACAATAGCAGGGAGGCAAAATGGTGGAATTGGCAAAGAACACCCGAGTGTGCACTCTACCTCAGGAGAAAAATGAACTTAAGAGCTATactcttaaattaaaaattcatttgtgttAAAAGTTTAGTTAAAGATAGAAACATACCTTTAGGAGAATTAAACTTATCTACACTGATTTGAATTAACGTAATCATTTGTATCAGAAATTGCATGTAGGGCACATTGGACACTCAGTGGCCGGGCTCTGGGAGGAAgtgtaaaagaggaaaagaggggcCCAACTATAGGCCTGACTGCTGAAGTGGGTAGCCAACAGTCACAATATCTTTAAATTCAGACTGTTTTGTGTTATGAATTTGGAATATAAATTTGCAATAATGCCTAGATTTGGGACAAAGGGAATTTAAGTGCTAGTCAGCAACCTTGTACAGAAGATATTTTGTGTGAATTGACCAAAAACTGAGATTGCCAAGGAAAAGCCAAGAGGATGCCCAGGCATACTAAATACTAGGCTTAATGCATGAAAACAATGTTTCTGATCCTTCAGATGATGAGTCGTGCTTTTGTATTGCCTGTCTGGAACAAGACTGACTCATTTCTTAAAGCCGTGGGTCTGAGTCTGCAGTTTGAAGGTCAGAAGTACAGATGTATTACCTGATGGGGACAGATAGGCAAGGGCTAATACTCTCTAAAGTAATAAACCAAGGAAACAAATTTTAGTTGGGAGAATTGGCATGGATAGGATTTAGGATCTTAGATAGCTAAACAGAGCATAATCAGGGACTAGAGAAATCAAGAAGTAGAATAGCAGTAAATGCTAAGTTTATCTGTTTTGCAATGTTTCTTTTGGACAGCCATTCTCCATGATTATCATAGCAGTACCTAAGTTATAGTTTGGGAGGATTTGAACCTCTAGCAATCTATTTTTGGGTACTCTGGTTTTAGATCTTTCTACTGCATCATTGGCATCTCTCCAACTAGTCTTTCCAGTCACgctgggaagaggaggaaatacaGATGTTTCCCTGCCTTCACAGTCCTTTCTTGACTATAAATTAGATCTCTTCGGTGGATCTTTTAGCATCTTGTCAAGAATGCCAACATCAGTCTGCCATGTTAACCTTTGTATTGTTTGATTAGGAACCGGGTCCGTGTTGGTTCAGGATGTTTACTTGGTCATGACACATATTCATGTGTCATATATTACCATACAATAGAGAGAACTAGAGTTGTCAAATTTATACCCTGGCACTGGGGCCAGTAAATGATCATCTGAACCAATTGTTGGGGCACCAAACATGTCTCATTGTTAtagcttttttcttcctttgcccttttccttttctgctttctgttcaCTCCcttactttcttccctttttaaatcCCTTAAACCATCTTTCACTGATGATAAGCAGAAGTATTGAGATATTGCTTATATCTATGCTAGAGAAATCTGTAGATGACACTTTAAGGGGCATTCTACTCATTCTTGTTACAAATTTTATGAAGCCAAAGTTATCCTTTCCGGCTTTGGTTTCCTGGTAAGGTCAGTGGGGGTATAGCCTAGATATAGTTGATAATTTTATTTGTGGGTAGGGAATTCCATTGGAGACATTATCTACTCTTATACCTACTATATAAAATGTTAGAGTTTAAAAGTCTAAATTTATCCTTCTGTTGAAAAGGACTTAGGCCCAAAATAGTGTAAAAGAGGGCTAGAATCTATCATTTTTGCTATAtagcatataaatatttatgctgtaATACTTTACTGATAGCTTTTTAGGGAACTCCTTTTGGATGTTTTTGAACTTGGGTaatgagaaatttgaaaaaacttgaaataattttttcttttttaaaaataaatagtgttgggatgcctgggtagctcagcagttgagtgtctgcctttggctgagggcgtgatcctgggatcctgggattgagtcctgcatcgggctccctgcagggagcctgcttctccctatgcctgtgtctgcctctctctctgtctcatgaataataaataaaatctttaaaaataaataaacactgcTATTTCCCTATCTACCAAATATGAGAAGTTAAATGggtaaaacattttaatacaCGCTTTTGGTTTATTCACAGTACTGTAGACCAACATGAAAAATTCTTGGCTGTTGCTCTCAACTTTCTGTGATACTAGCACACCTTAGAATTATATCCAGATAGTCCAAaaaccttattattattttgttgttgtttatagcTTTAGCCTGTTCTCCAACCAAATCTTTTAATTTATCAAGGTTTACAGTAAATAATGACACTTTAAATTGCTTTTCTTCAACAGAAAGTGAGTTAATCAGTTATTTAGTAGCCACAAGATGtaagtggaagagaaaaatagaaacaaagaacttGAGTAACCTAACTTGTGTTAATTGAGAATTGATTGCGTGGGTTATTTCTGTAATGTTAACATGTTACATCATCAGCTTGTGGTTGAGTCTTTGTTGTTCTTGTCCCTGTGACTTGATGCCCCTGTGTTTAAATTTGTTACAGACATAACTAAGTTTAATACAACTCTATTACATATTGAAATTCAAGTTCCTTTTGTAAAATCTATGCTGAACATACATTAAATGTCTGTTGGGTGGGTGGCTAGGTGATCAGAATGACGTTGAAGGAAGAGACAGGCCCAGCTGTAATATAAGGTGTTGTGTAATGAGTATTTCAAAAGTAGTGCAGATGAGGTAAATGCTGTAAAAGGGTAGAGGAAGAGTCAAATTATATATGATTTGGGGTATATAGAGAAGGAATCATAGAAGAGGTGGTATGATATTTTGAGATGTGCAAACCGATGTTAGCACTTGCAAAATGATAAGACCAAAGCAATAAGCAGGAGGAAATAAGATATGTTTAGACATAGTGAGTATTATTCTTTGGTTGGAGTGTAGCATATTTTGAGGGATAACATGAGAGATAAGGCTAGAAAGGTATATTAGTATACTATTGCTGATGTAGTAAATTACCACAAACCAGTGtcttaaagcaacacaaatttattatcttacagttctggaggtcagaagtctaaaatgggtctcactgggctaattAATTAGTGTTGGCAGGGCTGTATTCCTTTCTACAGGCTCTTGGGAAGAACctattctcttgtctttttcagcttctagaggctgcctacattctttggctcatggcccttccattttcaaagccagcaatgatCAGTTGAGTCTTTCCAATATCATCAGTCTGACTCACTGTCTCCTCTCCTCTGAGTTCTTCTGTTTTTAAGGACCCTTAGGATTATAACTGGGTCCACCCCGAAAATCTAGGATAATCTTCCTAATTTAAAGTCAGCCGATTAGCAACCTTTATTCCATCTCCTACCTCAGTTCTCCTTTGTCGTGTACTGTAATCACAGATTAAGGGAATTAGTACACGGATATCTTTGAGAAGCAGGGCCAAATTATGAGAGCTTTAAGTGTAACCACTGGATATCTTTGAGAAGCAGGGCCAAATTATGAGAGCTTTAAGTGTAACCACTGAAGATCTTTGAGTGACATGGTCACAACAGTGAAGTCTAATTTATGCTTTGTATGTTATCTAGAATATATGGCTAGAAAGAAATCAGCAACCTTGTATTATCTTTTTAGTTTTGCCATagaccctctctccctccttccttttctccttcccttccttcttccttataTCCATAAATCCTTAATCAGAGAGAATACTAATGTCCTGAACATTAATACAGCACTGTTTCTGATTGTGTTCACTGAAAGACCTTTTCATCATGTTATGGAAGGAATATTAGACTAGCAGTCAGGAGACCTGAGTTAACGATTCAAACTCTGTCAGTAATTTGATTTGTAATCTTAAGGCTATCCTTTAGTCTCTCAGTGATGCAATCCTCCATCTTTATAATCAGGATAATAATAACAGCCATCTGACATGCTCATCTGACAGAGATATAAATATGACTTTATTCCAAAATAATGtagcatatttttgttttttgtctgtaGAGAGTAAATAGCTGGTAACTTCATaactttttatgtttctttctgtatctcaaaGAACCAAGGatctaacaaaaaataaaaagctcagtgATCCATGCCTAATTGACCTACTCTGCCCACTCTTTTTTTCCACTACAAATAGGGATCGAGGCAATTAAGTCATAGCAAGGTCAGGTACTATTTTACAGACTTGTTTTCAAGACCAGACTACCAGGCTGTGAGATTCTTAAAACCCTCGCTTTGGGGAAGAGAATTTTAATTTAGTTGAATGGTTTTTGTGGAAGCTAGTTATACATATGAAGGAATACTCAGATTTCCCTTATGCTTTTTAAACAAACACGACAGACCActgttaaaagattctaaaaagtttatgattcttaaaattatttgctgAGTTATTTGCAAACTTTCCCTTGTTTTAATAGAGATATCAGAATGAATCAAATTCAGAACTATTCCCTTTATTGATCTATCAAACACTTCTTagtcatcaaaaaagaaaaatccgtATGTAGGTCTTAATATATGAAGGTTTCACATGGACAGTATAGCAGGTACTACTTCAGTACGTGTGACTCTTAGAGTAAATGTTTCAGTGGCCTGTAATAGAATTATGATGCAAACTACAAATAGGAACCatgtatataattaaaatttttctagcaactacattaagaaaagtaaaaagaaacaggtgaaattaataatatatccagaatatcatttcaacatgtaatcaatataagaaattaatgagattttatttttttctatggaaTTTTTGAAATCTGAtgtgtattttatacataaaacatCTCAATTTAGATTAGTCACGGTTTTCAAGtactcagtagccacatgtggctgacAGCTACGGTGTTGGACAGTACAGGTGTGCTGCAGGTATATCTACATAATTGGTGCATGGTATTTTAGCACCTCTCCTTAAAGCTGTGTCTATTGCCTTGTCTAATCCCTCTGTGACATAGGCCCCACCCCCTCACTTCCCTTCACAGTCTTGCTCTCATCCTCACTTCATTCCATATTGTTCTCAGGCATTTCTCTCTTCACTGTCACAAACTCTCTCTTTACTCTGTCAAGGCTCCCTGTCATGTTTGGCTGAGATTCTCAGTAGGGAAAGTGCCATTAACAGTATGGCCTCCTACCTATCACTCTACCTGCACAAAAAATGTGTTACCAGTAGAAATGTAAACTGATCTCACCAATATCAGTAccatgggaaaataaaatgaagttcttcctcctccttggaAAAGTTAGGAATCCCTGATAACAGTGATGTGTGATAGGAAAAACTGGTCAGGAGTATGTAATTTGCAGGCTTTATatccattattttgaaatgtagaaTAAGAATTGtctgtttttctattattaaCACTTTGTATTTAACCAGTCCCAGAAGCCAAAACACTGAATAATTTCCTTAGAAATGGGATAGAAGTATATAAGTTCAATTTTACTGACTGGGTTAGAACAAAGGACCATAATCAAATGTTCCTGCCAGACCATTGtgcctcttttccttcctctttataaTCAGTTCTTAGGATTTATAATTCCAAGGTATTGTAGTCATGCATTGTTTACCTCTCACAATGCAGTATTTAGCCCCAATTTATAAATGCACAGACATGCGgtgatttgttttggtttttgcagAGTAACTTAAAGAGGCaaagccagaaatccaaaattgaaattaagaaaacagttccatttacaattgcatttaaaaactatttagtAATTTCACAAAAGAAGTATGAAACTTGTACTTcagaaactacaaaacattgttggAAGAAattaagacctaaataaatggaaagatatcccatgtttatcttttcttaatATTGTTGAGATACttcttggggcacccaggtggctcagtcagttaggtgtctgccttcagctgtgggatcgagccctaagttgggctccctgctcgtttggggagcctgctttttttccctgtccctctgctgctgctgcccctgcttgtgcttgcacacctgcactctctctctgtcaaataaataaataaaatcttaaaatgttgaGATACTTCTCAAATTGATTTACATATATAACAAAttccagctcccctccccccttttgggcagaaattgacaagctgatccttaaatttatatggaaatccAAGGGACCATAATAGCCAAGATGATTTTGAAAAAGCAGGGAAAAGTAGGAAGACTcaaactttctgatttcaaaagctgttataaaactacagtaatcaagacagtgtggcactggcataTGGATAGACTTAGAAATGACTGCATACCTTCCTTGTCTCTGGGGCTCTGGGTTATTCTAAACTGATAGACCAGCCCTCTTTAGGCTTTTAAGAATTTAAGTTGAGCTGATTCCTCCTTGCCCACTTTTGTAGTGTCCGCTTTTTTTGATCATGATCTGTCAGTGGCAAAACAGTttctgtgttctgtctctctttggaGGGACTTGTCACTCTTGggatttcagggttttttttttgttgttgttgtcttgcATACTCAGCCATGTGGTAAATTTGAGAAGAGTTAACGATTTTATGGATCACCTAAtctgttttcattattatgatGGAAGGAATATTCTCTTCCTGCTTTCTACATCCTAAGCAGAGTGGAAATAACATGGCACTTGGCCTGTAATAGATTCGGCACTCagttaaaatttaattaagtGGGTTGAATTCATTGAATACTTAGGTAATATATAAGTATTATACTTAGTGTGCTGAGCACTTACAAATCATTTAATCCACACACCTATCTGTGGGTATAGGTGctatatttattcttatattttttagatgTAAACTAAAGGTTAATGGAGAAAAGGAACTAGAGGTACAACAATAAAGGAACATTTTTGTTGACTTTACCTATTAtcatcttccctttcttcttcctcccaaaTAAAATTCTTGAATCCATTTTTTACTTCTGCAAGAAAAGGAGATATATCTTTGGCATTGTAAgttctcatttcctcatttgaTGGGCAGTGAGGCAGAATATAAATGAGGGAAAATCTGATCTGGAAGAGACCTAGTTGGACTTTTGATTTAACAGGGAGAAGACATTCTCAGGTCTGAGGGCTTTGGGTGGTCAGTAGCAGGAGCTAGGTTTTTTTAACAGGTGAATGACAAAATGACTGTTTTGGCTTTGCTACCTACCTTTccattttcccccttcctttctgcTTCCGGAAATGTGAAATAGTTAATAGCCTTTAGTTTTTTCATAGGATAGtagaattttaagtatttttcattactgttagtttttttttttttttttactaatctgCTATGTGAGAATTCCTATAGGTAGCTGTTATGCTAGAGACCTTAAATATAATtgcttttatcatttatatttgtcTTAACAAATTCCTTTGTAAACTACTTGCACCAAAAAGTAGGCtaacagtgttttcatttttaaaatttgtgttgtttttgtttacttccagaaaagaaactgagatgAGCCTGATCAATAAgctcaaataaaacaaatgttattaaTTCATCTCCAGCTATTTtctgaaattcattttctaaGATGTACCATTTGTAACTCACCACATTAATCATTCTACATTTTCTCACATTCTAGTTGATAGATGCAAGTTAAGTTTCATGCATTGCCTATCTTTGTTGGAATTTCGACACCTTTTTAAgtattctacattttttaaaaaaga encodes:
- the R3HCC1L gene encoding coiled-coil domain-containing protein R3HCC1L isoform X2, giving the protein MQQATERCRVRARRPDMALYVPKARRNVVLLKSGDEEKSCGSSNSVVKKEDGFFQKEIFRDKSEIQRLSINPDKKQHNCREGKKISTKFRKDTCLQERKKDRICVKRESIESKETLSQGHQQSIPDPGMIPTISLQRHFKPKEVECLEVETTDVAGPGKLLLSQSCSEISEAQVLNKPFQNVELCDVNRQELSGKTFEGRRLESRIETDAKVVEILSQFPGVFSSVLNPESVIVPVKLSSDSGIVQQSMQKSCGMLTLSSGGITAISVSGSPDGITDQTSIDFEAENVSDVANSTDFILSQRGVDSIPEIVDHLSYKMTMGSKLENVNGIFDPTVIKECEENDSTIDDLCIKYEPSDTALLVHETDTDNGLKSVGDITNKACKMDVTNVPSDHITMGSPCVIAVRTADEACSSTDSFSKYLEMNADTAPLHVARSGNDTGNFSNLTACSDIYAESISSSFTESTGKLIESLSDCASSLPIKKIAGSNCNTFLDSELSMLNGTKVLSDSAFGNDLDCSGDITEALHELKTAEEFKTKEEDDSENVEFGVSFPDIESVSMETSMEPKATEMSHMEGSAATEESWESLFNDDGDCLDPRLLQELSGNMKNRESIQEPRFDYYNHEVPDIDLSDCEFPHVIEIYDFPQEFRTEDLLRVFCSYQKKGFDIKWVDDTHALGVFSSPITARDALGSKHTMVKIRPLSQATRAAKAKARAYAEFLQPAKERPETSAALARRLVISALGVRSKQNKTERQAELKKLQEARERKRLEAKQREDIWEGRDQSAV